ATCAGTTGCTCACAACTCTCTCGATTGCCGCCGGATGAAAATCACGTCCAAGTGACTCGTTCACTTTTTAATTCTCGGTAATAGTTTCGAATGTTCGTCACACATACAGTTCCATTAGCATTATTATTACAATCAATAATGTCGTTGATGCTGGGGTGATAAAGATCgtgagaaaattgaattttttcgtaaCTCTTTTTTTACACAAAGTTTTGCAAATTCCAATAGTTAAtttcaaaacaaaaatacACTTTTTTGCAACTTTCAATGTTCGGTCACATTTACAATTTAATTGTAAATACTGTATCTTACGCACCAGTTGAAGAATTTGAATTTGCGAAAATGTGAaagttcatttaaaaaattatttgaagtaATTCGCTAATTGGATTTTtacaattcaattattcatgttTCCGTGAAAATTTCGATCTTCACCGGTCTCTGGTCGATCCAGGAATCGACGAAATTTCGCTCAACTCagacccattttttttttcaatctatcTGAATGGATCTGAAGGAGGGGATATTCGTAGTACATTCGAACACGTACTTTCCCGCGCTGGTTTCAATCGTTTCAATCCCCGGTCCCCCGTGACATcatgagggggaggagggcaCACACACGCGCGGTTATGGAATGAAATATCCTCGGGGACCTCTCACGAAAGAGTGAATGGATCGGGCGGGAAACGGCGGTCCAATTGGCATCGGCGAGGGGCCTGAGAATTCCAGGAAGCCCCGGGTCCAGCGGCAACGAGGAGGAGAGGGCGGAGGGTACGGGGGCTGATGCATCGCCCAACGCTGAATCACACCGGTCCAGTCGCTCCTCGCCATCTTAGcccatatttttttgaagGTTTTTTTAGGGCCTTCTGAAGAGACTGCGGCAGCTGGAGCGCGATTTTTAGCTGTTTTCTTCCTGGCACGAGTCAACCGGATATCGGAGGAAGGGCATGAGTCGACGTATGACTCGACACACatgtccatgaaatttttcaattttttttttgggtaattTTGGTGAGTATGTGGCTGTATGGAATGCTGAGAGATTGTGAATTTATAATAGCGGAGGAAGAATGagtcaattttaatttgaaagagGAGAGAAAACCGCTCAGTGTTCAGTCTATTCAATGAGAGAAAAGGGATTTTTCGTATACAGAATCAaaggattaatttttgaatattcagGGGTCCAGAAGATATCATAAGGAAAGTAAAAACAGTACTGAAATTCTGAGAAACTCGATGGAACAAttgatttaattgattaaaaaaaatcaatagaggACGGAAACCATGGAATATCTATCATGTAGCCGACCGATTATAGAGAGCCCTAATGTGCCCTCTCGTACCGGCTGTTCACGTGGAAACCACCGAAATCTTAGTTGCATTTAACGGCAAAGGTACATTAACATAAGatcgaattaattgaataatttacgaTTGAGCAAAGGCCCTGAGACTTATGAAAATAGTTAAAACTTCTTCGAGAATACAATAACTTACgttgcatttatttattgaatttcttagctctgaaaaacaaaaaaatgtgctTTACACTtagaaaataacaataatagtAAGTTAAATAATCCCCTCATTGTCTCTTTTTAGCCGCCTTAACAGCCTTTGGTTTCTGCTTTTCGCCACCGGAGAGGAAGGAGGTAATCACTTCTGACATTTCGGGCATGTTGTAGCTCGTCAGATTATTCAACTGCTCCATGTCTTTCCTCGTCTCGGGATCGTTCATAATCTTTGGCAGGATCATGATAAGGACCAGCGGTAGAATCATCATGAGCacctggaaaaaataattaatagcaATTACGTACGGGCAATACATTTTAGAGTTCACAATGGAGAATCCAGtagaaaaaatcattgttgCTTTAGCATCTTTTCACAGTAGTTACAAACTAATTCTTTTAATAGACCCTGACCCTTGAAGCTCTGGGCCATGAACCGATGCCATGACAATAACTAGGGCAGTAGTGGCACCGATATCTAGTGTTCGAGTTCAAATGACCTCAGCTGGTAATAGTGGATGTTGACCCTAGTGGATTTCTTTCGAAAGAATTCCGGGAAATGGTGCCGGAATCACCTTTACAAACTTGCATGATGTGAATCCAATGGATTTCTTCTTTATGGGAATTTATGACTACTTTTCTCGGTATTCGTAATCCAGTTTGAGAGATTAGACATATattttaaatggaaatttttaagaACTTTCATTTTATGGGTATCGTGAGTGATCCGAGGAAATATAGAAGGTCTTTGATCATTAGAATCTGTATAGAATACAGTTGTGGACGGTGAAGCCGTGAACCTATCGTATCTCCCTTGTTGGTTTCCTCGtattttttgtggaaatttGTGGGGAAACTTGTCCACGAAATCggaatagatttttttgttcatacgATTTTTGTGCTCTCGACTCGTGGAAGAAGATATCaatgatggattttttttttgagtattTACAAATTCATTCTTTACTATATTCCTAGCCAGACATAATGGTCACTCTCAGagatcgaaaaaatatttatccactTTGCAATGCCCCTGCCCGGATATAACCTTCATTGAAGAGAAATttcgcataattttttttcctgaaatcgATCTCCAAAATTATCGAGTGACTTGCGAGAAACGGCGTTAGCACTTCCTACTCTTCCAAATGtgttaaatgaatgaattaccATGGGATTGAATAAGAAGTCTGTCACTCTCCACTGCTCCCTGACTTGGAAATACCGGAATGGTGTCAATGGCCTCATTTTCAGGGGATATGGCACTTGAATGACTTGAGACGTCTGGATCAAGTTGACTTTTCTTGCCCGGAATTTTCCCTTTGAGTTTATCTCCACTCGTACTTGCTCGTACGCGTAATTTGGATTTATTACCTCCACTATGTAGGATCCGGAGGGGACGTTTGATATTGTGAAAGTGCCGTCCTCCCTAGAAATCAATTTCAGAATGAAGAAAAGGAATTTAAAGCCGTATTTCTAGcatcagaaatatttatttcctatAAATATCACTGTGAGAATGTGgtataaatggaaaaacatcAAATTACCTCAAAAATCCATAATACTCTCCTCCATTGGCCATGACATGTGTCATGATTTGCCAGGTCGTGGCACCGGCATGCTCCCACGGAAAGACTTTACCTTCGATAACATAAAGATCTGTCGAGGAGTCCTCATCGCCCTCAGCAATCACTAAATTACACAAACTTCCCAATAACACAATAAgtgtaaaacaatttttcacccACGTCATGTTGATGTTACTATCATCGGGATGAAACACCCGGAAATCAGCAGCAATTCAGTCTAAAAACATTTCCAGCTTGACCAGCGTTTACTggctcgaaaaaaaattccctggaaGTTAGGTCTAGGGACTTTTGAGTGGTGTGGACTGCATGTGTGATTGGTAACTTTGATCAATTTATTTCGCCGCCAAAGTACGAACCAGTGAGAAATGCAGTGGAATAGAAACTGAGGAGCTCACAGTCAAAATATAGCCTTCTCCAACAGtgagtcaaaatttcaatgctGTTCTTAGAACCACGGAAACTTCAAATTGCCTATGTGGGTGCCCTCCATATACTTTACATATTAAATGGACTTAAAAGCACAAATCACATGGTTCAACTAATCTATGCTTTCTGAAAATCATTGGCTTGGCTTCAAACTGCCAATTCTGTAGAATTATACATTCAAAATTGTCAGTCACTCAGAAATGACTGAAATCGATTAAATCTGGAGAAAtagtaaatttgaaaaaatgtgacaTTCGAAGAAATTTGGgttcattttaatttataaatatccATATTTCTTGGAAAAACTGACCactactcattttttttgcggAATTCGTCCTGCCGGGATCAACTAAATTAAATGGACTTTTATGGTGGGTTCTAACTGCACTTGTTGAAAGAGAGTTACTAAGTCActggaaataattatcaattttatttcgctAAAAATTTGGAGATAGGTTTTCGACATCGAAATTGAAAATCTGTCCATTTGTTTCTATTCCATAATTCTACGAAGGTGAACATGAAGAAACACCTTCAAGTTTTTCTATATTGATAACCAAACAGAACAGttgacaaaaaattgtgatgaaCGCTTTCATGATTACATGTTCCTCCCCGGGATTCGCCATATGTGCGTAAGTATACACCTTGCATAATTCAATATGCGTGCATATCGGCTCGCCCACAGGGGTGAGTTCGAACTTTTGAATGCACATCTCCACTGCATAttgttcattgaatttatgaagacaTTATGAAGACATTTGCTTTGTTATACGTGTCAGTCACTCTCATCCAACTCAGCCGTTCGGACAAAATTCTGGTGGATTTCATTAGGGACTACTATGAAGCCAGCAATATTCatcaaattgtcatattcgcTTGTTGGGATTACGCAGGTAAATACACAGGAAATAGACTTCAGCCTTTACCGAATTACCGATTATCAGACTATCTCCAAGATGTTCATTCAAagactttttaattaatccttGTTTCGTACTgcagtaattaaaattatgatgGACTTACATCGTCCGCAAATCAGTCTTTTTCctgtttgaaaattatcagaaattaAACTTTTCCGTAGTGGAGGTTTCACGGAACATCATGGGCCTTGATACAGTCGTTACCTATCAATCTACAACAGATGACATCAATTTAACAGATATACTACGTgtcaattattatcatttgGGAATTGTTTTGGATTTCGATTGTCCCTTCAGTGAACGTATTATCGACAAGGTAACGTCCCATATCAGACctaataatcataattaaaaTCCTGACTTTTTTCTATGATAAGTTTTCCGACCACCTTCCGTTCAATGAGTCCTATCACTGGCTCATATTATCAAACTTATCACCAATACCCAAGGATTATCTGGAGAGTCTGGCACTAACAATTGCATCAGAACTGACATCAGCAATTCGGAAGGGAAATCAGTTCCAACTTTATGACATTTACAATCCAAGTTATCGTCATGGAGGGTCTGTCAACGTCGTCGACAAGGGCCAGTGGACTCCCAATGACGGGCTCCAGAACAAATTGAGTGAATACAAATACATACGTCGAGCTGATCTACAACAATTGTGCCTTAATTTTTCTGTTGTGGTACGAGGCATCCCAACACAAGTTCTATgaagtattttcattttaacatCTTAATTGTAATATTTCTGCATTCTAGCTGTACTATCCACCTTTACCAGACCTCATGACCTACTTGTCGACATATATGCATATAAAAATGGATACTATGACTCGAGCCCACTACCCTGTGGCAATGTACCTTCAAGATATGTATAACTTCAGGTAACATTCAGTCAAATGAACGTTTTCAACATTTCAACAATATTTCAGACATTTAGAATATAATAATTCagacatttatttttgtcGTGCAGTATAAAAATCCATCAAGCAACAACTTGGGGCTATCTGGTCAACGGATCTTTCAATGGACTCATTGGAGACATAATATCAGGTTTCATTGACATGAGTCTTACTCCCTTCGAGTTTCATGGCATACGAATGGATTTCGTAGAATATGCTGTAGAAACTTGGTACGCTGATGTATCGTTCACATTTCTTCATCCAAAGACATCAGCCCtgcgtaataattttttaaaaccctTCGCTAATGATTTGTGGTGGATGATTTTATTGGTAGCCGCTATTTATTGGGCATTGTTATTGCTTTCTTTGATATTAGAACAGCATTACGAAGCTACAACCCAGGACACTGAGATGAATGTTATTGACACTGGTCTTACCACTGTGGCAGCATTATCACAACAAGGtggcaataatttttaagttgATAACATCGTTGGTAGATATCTTCATTCTTtgcaaattgttatttttttttcattcatcaggATTGAGTGAGAGCCCAATGTTTTTTTCTGGACGAATCACAtttctctcattatttttctgggctctccttctctatcaattttattcagcTAGTATCGTCAGCTCCTTGATGACTGCTCCTCCTCGGTGGATCAAGACCATCAAGGATATCAGTGACAGTGAGTTGGAAGTGGCTTCGCATTTTGTCCAATACTACCACAATTTATTCAAggtaaattgataaattggttgcttttttattttctatatgAATGACTCACGTTCCCAGACGTCGACTGATCCTGACGTGATTGAATTATacaatcgaaaaattaaatcacGGCCAAATCGATTTCTATCGGTAGAGGAAGGTTTCCGGAAAGTACAAGGGGGCGGATACGCATATCTTACAGAAACCACTGCTACTTACCCACTATTGTCGGTGAGGGAGAATATGGAAAAAACTTCCATTAAAATAACTCCATCTTGTCGATCGAGTGCTATTTCAGCCCTTAATGTGCAGTATTCAATGTTGTAGAGTACATTCTCTGAGGATCAGATATGTGCAGTCGAAGAAATACGTCTCAGGAAACCTCGGAGCATCTCGTTGATCATGCCTAAAAATTCCCCGTTCAAAAAGATTATGAATTATGGGTCTGTTTTACATTTTCATACAGATCTGGCTGGGTtcccttgaaaaaatattcttttcatCATACTGTGCAGGAAAATACTGTTTCAGAAGCCTGATAAAAGTAGTTATTGTTTCATTGGAGTAGAAATTTCCCACCAGACAAACCTAGTTTTGCGCACTCATAACGGAACATACTATTCCATTTATGTTAGAGCGAAAAAGGAATTTTCCGCATgttatgatgaaaatattttaactaGAGAATGTAAAATGAAGGGCCTTTACTCATGTGCATCACCCTGGCCTTCAACTGAAGTGATAATTTTTGCACGTGGGGACAACTCTTTAATTTTACATCCCTAGGTTAAAAGGAAGgtgtttttttctcaatgtttTTCTCAATTGAAATGTTGTTTTATTTCAGACTAAGGAAAATTGTACAAAGTGGAATAATGCATCGTTTGCAAAAAATATGGCGGGGGGCTCGACCTCGTTGCCCTGAAAACTATAATGATAGACCCACTCCCATGGGCATGACGGAATTCAGCCCTGCAATATTTCTCCTATGTATTGGTCTTATAATCGCTATGGCAATACTCGTGATGGAAAATTTGTACTTCTACTTTGAAAATCGACATCGTTCATTGTCAATCGATGCAGAATAATTACCAGTGAAAGTGAAATGATTACCAGAAATGTGGAAGTCTGACTCATAGTTAATATTCTAAATTAGTCTGTAGTATAGTTTTCAAAATATAGTTTGAGAATTATTCCAGTAGTGATACGTCCATTGTGTTTTGAATACTAGTCTCGAATAAATTGCAGAGCATTTGCATGAtatctatttaaaaaattattactctTGAAATTTCGTTGTCcattgattgaaaatattcgtgatgatgatgatgataaggATTAAACTAAAACGACGTGACCAAGTGGACTGAAAAATagattataatttattcaaaaacatGATTCTCAAGGCAATACATAtatcataaaaaatctaaactaAATGTTGAGGATCATTGATATAATAATTACTCACTATTTGTACTCTAATATCATGGCGCTTTCTTAATTATTTACCAtcacaaaaaaatctctcatgCAATTTCTCATAATTCATAACTTCCAAATTGAAATAATCGTCCTTCTACTCCTTGACAATATCTTAATCATAGCACTTTGAATTTGTAAATTTGCGGAAATCACAAtcttcaatttaaaataatagaGATTACCGTGCCGACTAGATTTTCGCAAAAGCCAGGCGATACtttatacaaaaaattatgCTCCTGTGGCTGATGTCAGGATCTCTATCACATTCACACCGTTCATTCATTACTCGACGAAACTATAACTAATTTTAACAGAGAATACCTATAAACAATTTATCAACagactgaaaataaataaattctgatCTATCCAAAAAACTTCTGcccacaaaataaatatttcctcccAATATAagataaatgtttaaaaaaccCAACGTACATGACAATATTATCTGAAAAGATCTCAAACATTCATTGCACAATACTTACACCTGTTGACTGTATCTTGTTAATTAGCATCAGAAAAAGGCATTCTCACTGGTTCCCCAATTATTCCCAACATCAGATCTTTcaatttagtgaaaatcgttctAATGACTACTGCATGCTCCAACTCATTTCGTAAAAAACTGTCAATATTTGTGTGCCTTGAAAGAATCTCAAAAAACTTATAAATCAGTTGTCCATTATAAACCCTGTGCACCTGGATCCTCTGGTAAGGAGACCCTACCAGAGTATTCAAATGAATTGCATTTTCTAAACAGCTGTGAAGCTGTGCAAAAACATATTTAACGTCCGTCGAATCAGTTCCCGACATATAGATTTTCATaattgatgagaaaaatgaTGACGCTGCGATGCAGTCATCTTCTGTCACTGCTTGTAACATCTCCTCCAGACTCGTTCCTTTCATTTTCTTACTATCTTCAACAGCCCTCGAAGCAATTATCCTGTACTTGCTTAGATACCTATTCATGAAAGTCTCCGTTGTTCTCAAACATCCGATCTTTTCATCCACTATCCCAAGCAGCATCATCAGTATCGCACTGAACAGATGATTCTTCGTCTTTTCAGGCGGCGCATCCTCCTTCATCCAATAGACAATGACACTTGCATAGAGTCTCCAATAGCTTGGCATTTCTTGAAGTGACACAATTCCCTCAACTCCAAGAACTTCATCAATGATGGTTTGTCTTTGAGATTGATCCATCGTATTGATGTCATCCAGGCTGTCTGGCCATTTCAGAATCGTAGAGTTATCCATGCATATTTGGTCATCCCTCGcaaaaataatctccaaggtATTCTCTTCTTCGCCGCGTA
This DNA window, taken from Diachasmimorpha longicaudata isolate KC_UGA_2023 chromosome 8, iyDiaLong2, whole genome shotgun sequence, encodes the following:
- the LOC135165211 gene encoding ER membrane protein complex subunit 7, coding for MTWVKNCFTLIVLLGSLCNLVIAEGDEDSSTDLYVIEGKVFPWEHAGATTWQIMTHVMANGGEYYGFLREDGTFTISNVPSGSYIVEVINPNYAYEQVRVEINSKGKFRARKVNLIQTSQVIQVPYPLKMRPLTPFRYFQVREQWRVTDFLFNPMVLMMILPLVLIMILPKIMNDPETRKDMEQLNNLTSYNMPEMSEVITSFLSGGEKQKPKAVKAAKKRQ
- the LOC135165196 gene encoding ionotropic receptor 75a-like isoform X1, translated to MKTFALLYVSVTLIQLSRSDKILVDFIRDYYEASNIHQIVIFACWDYAVEVSRNIMGLDTVVTYQSTTDDINLTDILRVNYYHLGIVLDFDCPFSERIIDKFSDHLPFNESYHWLILSNLSPIPKDYLESLALTIASELTSAIRKGNQFQLYDIYNPSYRHGGSVNVVDKGQWTPNDGLQNKLSEYKYIRRADLQQLCLNFSVVLYYPPLPDLMTYLSTYMHIKMDTMTRAHYPVAMYLQDMYNFSIKIHQATTWGYLVNGSFNGLIGDIISGFIDMSLTPFEFHGIRMDFVEYAVETWYADVSFTFLHPKTSALRNNFLKPFANDLWWMILLVAAIYWALLLLSLILEQHYEATTQDTEMNVIDTGLTTVAALSQQGLSESPMFFSGRITFLSLFFWALLLYQFYSASIVSSLMTAPPRWIKTIKDISDSELEVASHFVQYYHNLFKTSTDPDVIELYNRKIKSRPNRFLSVEEGFRKVQGGGYAYLTETTATYPLLSSTFSEDQICAVEEIRLRKPRSISLIMPKNSPFKKIMNYGLRKIVQSGIMHRLQKIWRGARPRCPENYNDRPTPMGMTEFSPAIFLLCIGLIIAMAILVMENLYFYFENRHRSLSIDAE
- the LOC135165196 gene encoding ionotropic receptor 75a-like isoform X2 yields the protein MKTFALLYVSVTLIQLSRSDKILVDFIRDYYEASNIHQIVIFACWDYAVEVSRNIMGLDTVVTYQSTTDDINLTDILRVNYYHLGIVLDFDCPFSERIIDKFSDHLPFNESYHWLILSNLSPIPKDYLESLALTIASELTSAIRKGNQFQLYDIYNPSYRHGGSVNVVDKGQWTPNDGLQNKLSEYKYIRRADLQQLCLNFSVVLYYPPLPDLMTYLSTYMHIKMDTMTRAHYPVAMYLQDMYNFSIKIHQATTWGYLVNGSFNGLIGDIISGFIDMSLTPFEFHGIRMDFVEYAVETWYADVSFTFLHPKTSALQQHYEATTQDTEMNVIDTGLTTVAALSQQGLSESPMFFSGRITFLSLFFWALLLYQFYSASIVSSLMTAPPRWIKTIKDISDSELEVASHFVQYYHNLFKTSTDPDVIELYNRKIKSRPNRFLSVEEGFRKVQGGGYAYLTETTATYPLLSSTFSEDQICAVEEIRLRKPRSISLIMPKNSPFKKIMNYGLRKIVQSGIMHRLQKIWRGARPRCPENYNDRPTPMGMTEFSPAIFLLCIGLIIAMAILVMENLYFYFENRHRSLSIDAE
- the LOC135165196 gene encoding ionotropic receptor 75a-like isoform X4, whose product is MKTFALLYVSVTLIQLSRSDKILVDFIRDYYEASNIHQIVIFACWDYAVEVSRNIMGLDTVVTYQSTTDDINLTDILRVNYYHLGIVLDFDCPFSERIIDKFSDHLPFNESYHWLILSNLSPIPKDYLESLALTIASELTSAIRKGNQFQLYDIYNPSYRHGGSVNVVDKGQWTPNDGLQNKLSEYKYIRRADLQQLCLNFSVVLYYPPLPDLMTYLSTYMHIKMDTMTRAHYPVAMYLQDMYNFSIKIHQATTWGYLVNGSFNGLIGDIISGFIDMSLTPFEFHGIRMDFVEYAVETWYADVSFTFLHPKTSALRNNFLKPFANDLWWMILLVAAIYWALLLLSLILEQHYEATTQDTEMNVIDTGLTTVAALSQQGLSESPMFFSGRITFLSLFFWALLLYQFYSASIVSSLMTAPPRWIKTIKDISDSELEVASHFVQYYHNLFKTSTDPDVIELYNRKIKSRPNRFLSVEEGFRKVQGGGYAYLTETTATYPLLSYSML
- the LOC135165196 gene encoding ionotropic receptor 75a-like isoform X3, with the protein product MGLDTVVTYQSTTDDINLTDILRVNYYHLGIVLDFDCPFSERIIDKFSDHLPFNESYHWLILSNLSPIPKDYLESLALTIASELTSAIRKGNQFQLYDIYNPSYRHGGSVNVVDKGQWTPNDGLQNKLSEYKYIRRADLQQLCLNFSVVLYYPPLPDLMTYLSTYMHIKMDTMTRAHYPVAMYLQDMYNFSIKIHQATTWGYLVNGSFNGLIGDIISGFIDMSLTPFEFHGIRMDFVEYAVETWYADVSFTFLHPKTSALRNNFLKPFANDLWWMILLVAAIYWALLLLSLILEQHYEATTQDTEMNVIDTGLTTVAALSQQGLSESPMFFSGRITFLSLFFWALLLYQFYSASIVSSLMTAPPRWIKTIKDISDSELEVASHFVQYYHNLFKTSTDPDVIELYNRKIKSRPNRFLSVEEGFRKVQGGGYAYLTETTATYPLLSSTFSEDQICAVEEIRLRKPRSISLIMPKNSPFKKIMNYGLRKIVQSGIMHRLQKIWRGARPRCPENYNDRPTPMGMTEFSPAIFLLCIGLIIAMAILVMENLYFYFENRHRSLSIDAE